In Morganella morganii, the following are encoded in one genomic region:
- the lysC gene encoding lysine-sensitive aspartokinase 3, whose translation MASVSSAPAQQVIAKFGGTSVANYDAMQKSAGVVLQTPGVALVVLSASAGITNALIELAQGCPRAQREKCLKQVRDTQYEILSRLPENAAVHNEIDRLLGNITTLSDAAALATSSALVDEIVSHGEIMSTLLFTEVLREQGAQAQWFDVREVMQTNDCFGRAEPDTAVLRTRCDQLLAPRLSQGPVITQGFIGCEAAGRTTTLGRGGSDYTAALLAEALGCQRVDIWTDVPGIYTTDPRIVPDAYPIDHITFDEAAEMANFGAKILHPATLLPAVRSGIPVFVGSSKESGAGGTLVCDNDPNPPLFRALTLRRQQTLLTLHSLKMLHARGFLAEIFTILSRHNISVDVITTSEVSIALTLDTVGSTHTNGTLLSDELTAELSALCRIEVEQNLALVAVIGNELTRAHGLGKTIFSALEPFNIRMISYGASGHNMCLLVPGNDAEDIIRALHRDLF comes from the coding sequence ATGGCGTCAGTATCTTCCGCGCCTGCTCAGCAGGTCATTGCAAAATTCGGTGGTACCAGTGTGGCAAATTATGACGCCATGCAGAAAAGTGCCGGGGTCGTTCTGCAGACCCCCGGTGTGGCACTGGTGGTGTTATCCGCCTCCGCCGGGATCACCAATGCATTAATCGAATTAGCTCAGGGATGCCCGCGCGCGCAACGTGAAAAATGTCTGAAACAGGTTCGTGACACACAATATGAAATCCTGTCCCGTCTGCCGGAGAACGCGGCGGTGCACAATGAGATTGACCGCCTGCTGGGCAATATCACCACTTTATCGGATGCAGCGGCACTGGCAACCTCCAGCGCTCTGGTGGATGAGATTGTCAGTCATGGTGAGATTATGTCGACGCTGCTGTTTACCGAAGTGCTCCGGGAGCAGGGCGCACAGGCGCAATGGTTTGATGTCCGTGAGGTCATGCAGACAAATGACTGCTTCGGCCGGGCTGAACCGGATACCGCTGTGCTGCGCACGCGCTGTGATCAGCTCCTTGCCCCGCGTCTGTCACAGGGCCCGGTTATCACCCAGGGATTTATCGGCTGCGAAGCCGCAGGGCGCACCACCACGCTCGGACGCGGCGGCAGTGATTACACTGCGGCACTGCTGGCGGAAGCGCTCGGCTGCCAGCGTGTGGATATCTGGACGGATGTGCCGGGGATCTACACCACGGATCCGCGCATTGTCCCGGATGCCTATCCGATTGATCATATTACCTTTGATGAAGCGGCGGAAATGGCGAACTTCGGGGCAAAAATCCTGCATCCGGCCACTTTGCTGCCTGCCGTGCGCAGCGGAATCCCGGTGTTTGTCGGCTCCAGCAAAGAGAGCGGCGCGGGCGGCACACTGGTGTGTGATAATGACCCGAATCCGCCGCTGTTCCGCGCCCTGACATTACGCCGCCAGCAAACCCTGCTGACACTGCACAGCCTGAAAATGCTGCATGCGCGCGGCTTTCTGGCGGAAATCTTCACGATTCTCTCCCGCCATAATATTTCCGTGGATGTGATCACCACGTCAGAAGTCAGTATCGCCCTGACGCTGGATACCGTCGGTTCCACACACACTAACGGAACATTGCTCAGTGATGAGCTGACCGCCGAGTTGTCTGCACTGTGCCGTATTGAAGTGGAGCAGAATCTGGCACTGGTCGCGGTTATCGGTAATGAACTGACCCGTGCACACGGCTTGGGCAAAACGATTTTCAGCGCCCTTGAGCCGTTTAACATCCGCATGATCAGTTATGGTGCAAGCGGACACAATATGTGCCTGCTGGTTCCCGGCAATGATGCCGAAGATATCATCCGCGCCCTTCACCGCGATCTGTTCTGA